The genomic DNA aagggtctatggttagatAGGATGTGTCATGCCCATGGAGAAGAGAAGGCTTCAAGAGATGACACAATACCTTACAGTCAGTCTACCTTGAGTCTTCAAGGGctgaaaataataatttatcaaaactCCTAATTTCTGGATGTTTGCAGGGAATTTTCTCTTGTCTACTTTAATAtactgaaatgttttgttttttggaaGTTTTATGTTGACACTATAACAACAGGATACTGGGTACAGATTACAGATAAAGCATAAACCAATGAATGTCTACACAAACCTTAGTAACTATAGTAGAAAAAAgaattcaatatatacacaggGCAGTTATCAACATCAGACAGACTGAAAACTTTCATTTCCACAGTTTGTCAAAATTCTACTACTCAAAATGGTTACTACACTAAATTTGGGGACAAAACCGTAAACATTACTGAAATTGACAAATTAGTTATTGTCTTCTTCTGTGCTGAAAGTTCTAAACTGTGTCGAGTTTTTGACCAATTCTCTTGCCTTTTAGCCAGCCTCATATATTTGGTTGATTATTTACTTGTCTTTGTtactaaaatttatttaaaaaccCACAACTGTTTGATCACACTAATTCTACTCGTACTAGGTTAATCTTGCTTAAAATAGCCATTTTGGGTTGCAAATGTGCTAGACTGCAATTACTCACTTTAAGAGGGGCAAGAAAGgagaaaataatattcaataattgtttgtttatttttggttTTGTGTATGTTATTCTCCTGGGTAGTAGATGAGAGGGTTTATGAGTTAACCTGATGTAAGATTTGGTGATGATGTAGTGCAATTTGACAGTAAGGAACAAGTGAAACCTGTCACACCCTTCTCTTCCTACATCTCCTCTGCCTTCtgtttttaaatgaaaactttTATAATTTCCAGTTAGTGAGAAGTTTAGGATTACtgtcattatatttcaaaagCATGTACGGCAAAATCAATCTTTCATCTGATTTAGAGGaataacatacacaaataaaaataacaaccaCAGTTAAACAAATAATTCATTACTCAACCCAACCATAAATGCCCCTCTGTAATTGTTCACAAATCTAGGCACATGTGGCTGCAGTTATCTATAAATCAGCATATCAATGCACCTACATATATGTCATACGAAAACATTTCCATGattagttttcaaatttttgcaatttcttatcataaaacagtaaaaattgacttttttaTTCCTATAAGAACTCACTTTTTTGATCTACATTGATAAATTCTAGCACCATTTGTCACACATTTTAACTTCAAATCTCTCCAGCATGAAAAGATACAAAAGCGTATATGAGCtttcacctttgaccccaaCGGACAAGGCAAGAGAGCGTGTGCTAGAAACAGGGCGGTCATAAAACAACTATTCAGTCAATAACTAAATTCTGACACAAAAAAGACACAAATGAAAGTAGAAATTCATGCAaaatatatacagaaaaattaaaatttcactTTCTTAAACTTTGCATCAACAAGGCTGATATAAAGCTAATAGATTGAGTTTTTTCGCATAAATGACAGCGTAAACAACCAATTaactaaaaaataaaatcttcaCCATCCTGAGCAATACAAAATAATCTCAAATCATAGTACTATTTGGGTGCTTATTTTTTTCAGAAGGATAAAACTTCTCCAAAAAATTAACAGCATGTAACAAATTTATTCATGAACACTGTTTGTTTGTAACCTATCACTCTAATTTTTGTCTACAATTTCTAAATTTTGCAACTAACACTAATGTTAGTAAATGTCGTACCACTTAGCAATATTCTTTAAAAGTCGATGTCCAACATTCTGCATTGCACCACATGAAATTCTTCCCTACTACTATGTAGGTGGCGCTCTTCAAGTTCAGTATCAATGTCCACTGCACCAAATCATATTCCCATCACTAGGTGGCGCTCTTCAGAGTCAACTTTTCACCATACGACATTTGTTTCCTCATAGAGGGTTCAATAGTTCCATGTGaacacatactgatacaaaACACATGACAAGTCTACAACTTTGTGACAGTGCCTGTCGACTGAATTATTATTAAATCttccaaaaaaaatgtttcattttctctttcacAAACAGTATGTGGTCGTTATGTACAATAAAGAGATGGCCAACTTGAAGGTCAATTGTATAGCTATGCAGGAAACCAACATGAtttcacataaatacatattgaTTACCTTTGTTTTAAGCACTTTAATATCTGGATTCACGTTGGTCCAGTTTGCAACTGTAAGTCCCCACTTTAATATCTGGATTCACGTTGGTCCAGTTTGCAACTCTAAGTCCCCACTTTAATATCTGGATTCACGTTGGTCCAGTTTGCAACTGTAAGTCCCTTTCATTTAGTCCCTTTCATATATACCATCATTTTGAGGGTGACCAATATTGTCATCAGTCTCTTCTGTACTGAACTGTTTCTCTTGTGGCCTATTGGTATATGTATCACAAAACAACTCTTGCTTCACTAATAATCATAGAAAAAACTTTAAAACTTATTCAGGGAGAAAACTTATCTTTGAGAGTTATAACTGGAGTGAATTGGCGCATGAAGAAAATATATACAGAATATTAACACCATAGGCTTAACACTACACCAAGAACTGAAATATATCCATTGGacatttgaataattactgTACATCTTATACTAGCAGACACTTTTTTTAACGTAACAAGTTAGCTAATCAGAAACTTCTTGGGTGATGGAGGGTTTGGGGGATTGGAGGGTCACTACCACATAGGTGTATGATACACAAACCATTCCACAGTCAGGCTGAAATATATTACATCTGCTAAAGTCTCTATCACCGATCATAGCAAGATTTTTTCACACGATTCAAATTTTCATGTCACGTTTTCCAGGCAATCTATGTGGATTTTATACATCCCAAGGTCAAAGTTGAATTTAAAGTGGTGTGCATATATATCAATGTGCTACTGCTGGCAGACATgctgttgctatgacaacaaaaCATATGTTCCTCCTCTTTGCTTTTGAAGGAAACAATGTGGCAATCTTACAACTCACTATACTAGTTATACTTGAGGAAATTCACATACTGTCCACAATATGCTAAATgaattgaataatatatatatccagATTTGCCATTTTCATACTTTTTGATTCCAATACTTTGGATGCATAACAATGACAATGACTTTACATGTTTTCTCAGATTTTGTTCCATCTTTGAgagggttaaaggtcacacCAAGGTCAAAGGTCCCTGCAAGGATATGCAGTCATGTCCAACCTAGTGCTCATAGCGTAATTCCTCCAAGATGATTTTCATTATGACCATTACTTTAAGATGATTAAATGTAAGTgtaaggttaaaggtcagaggtcatcaAAGGTCATGCAAGAGGGAATCAACTCATAGCACTTGAAGTGCTTCATGCTGGCGTGGCTGTGTGAGATCTTTGTGTTGATGGTCTTTTGTCACTTGAGTTATTTCTCTCTCAGTGGATTCAGGAGTGCTACCCCCTGATTTGGAAGGACGATTGGCAACTACAGCAGGTGTGTTGTTACCGTTACCGTTACTGTTACCATTACCATGTTTCAATTTAGGAATCATACTTGGTCTATCTTTCTCATAAAATCCACCATTTTTACTTTTCTGTATGTGTGATTTCACATTTGGGGTTTCAAAATCTTTCAGTTCAATTCCTTCTGGAATACAGTAGCTCAGTCTTTTCTCTCGAAGTTGATCATAGGTCATGTGTTCAATTGGAGAAGTACTGTGGCGACTTAGTGCTATCGAACCACGCGGCGAATTAAAACCACTGTCACAGGCAGAACTTGAGAAACTTTCACTGGCTTGGTGTGTTGTGTCTTTGTGAGGAGTTACATCTTTCCTAATAACTGTTGATGCTGTTGAATCAGTACTTAAATTGGACGGGGTCTCATCATGTTCGATGAAGTCTCTAGGAAGAGGTGATTTATCTCTCTGACTGCGGTTTGCATCCAATGATTGTTGAGATGCCCTCTCACGGTCTAATGACATCTGTGATTCCTGACTCTCTCTGATCGGTGAAAGACGCATATGGTGTTCATCATATTCCTGACCAGGAACAGGAACAGGAACAGCACCGGTTGTCAAATCGATTGAGATGTTATGCGGTTCCTGGAAATCCTCTGGAAGTGGCATATCGAGAAGATCATGATTGACGACTAATGGTGGTGTCACGCACTCACGTTCATCCTCATAATATTCAGCTTCCCCAGTGTCTGCACGCTCTACACGTACAAACGTATCTGATATCGGTCTGTGACGAGTATAATAGTCATCCTGGTCACTTGTGAATGTGTCTGTACTATCGTCAACACGAGATTCAATGTCACGAATAATCTTTGCAGCATCTCGCTTAATTGAGCGATAACGACTGTGGCGGTCTCGGCTATCTTCAGTAGGAGTTGTAAAATCAGAATCCATTGTGTCATGATCTGCCGTTGCTTTTCTTGGGGATTGTGCCAATGCTTTGTCAGCTTTGCCACGATGGGAATGCCTATTATTATCACTGGTTGTCAACTCAGATGAATCAACACCTTCCTGGGTATAGATTTCATTACTCCAGTGTTTTCCACTTCgcatttctttgttttcatctcTGTTGATAGGAAGTTTCCGTACATATTCTGCAGTGCGTTGCTGTTGTATGGTGCGTAACCTTACTTCACGTGGATCAGACTTGGGACGTTCTTTGGCAGATGATCGTTTTGGTCTAGTACTTGTAACACCATTCACAACAGGttctttttcattatttttcttcagtgCCTCCCCTTCTTTATCACGTAGATATTTCCATGGGTTTTCTTTGTGTTTCTTAGAATACTGCTTACGTAACTGTTCTGATACAGCCTTTGTACGACACTTCTCATCATACATTTTTGTCGGTAAGATAAATTCTGCTTCACTCTCTGGAAGAGGGTCTGTATCCTCTTTTTTCTTGTAaactttgtgttttttttcttttgaagttGAGGGGTCAGGAATGTGTTCAACTGTATTACTAATCATGACCCGGTCCTTTTTTGGACTCGCCTTCACATTTGCTTCGATTCCATTCAAACCTGCATCATATTTCCCTCTTTTATCTCCTTTGGCGTTTGCTGCTTTCTGTTTCATTTCTTGAACAATCTGAGCCATATTCTCTGGTGGAAACTGAGCTGAGTAATTATGCAGCTCAATAATCTTCTTCTCTTTAGTTTCCTTCGTACCTCTTTTTTCatctttctctttttctttctcCTTCTCTTTGTCCTGTTCTTTTcctttttctttctctttcctATCATCAATCTTTTTTCCTTTCTTTCCAAAACTCTTCCGGAATAATTTGCCAAAACCAAAGGCATTTCCACAACTATCAGCAACACGTGAAGCTTCTGAATCAGAACCGAAGTTTGACATCTGTGTTCCTGTTGTTTGCGTAGTAGTTGCTTGTGCACGCATTGATCTTGATCTCTGAACATTTGTGTTAGAAGTTTGTTGACCTTTCTTTTCTTTGAGAGAGTTACTTCTCTGCAGTGATGATGATCTACTACGTACAGGAATACTGGAGCCATTTTGTGACTCGCGAACTGACAGATTTGGGGGCAGTGATTTGGATCTTGGAGATGTTCCTCCCTCTTTTTTGCGAGTCTGTGTCCCTTTACTTGTTATCATATTAGCACCATGAACACTATGTCGTACAGGTTTATGGCTCTTTGCTGTACGATCATCAGAACCACCGGAATGACTAGACATTGGACTCGTGTTAACTGAATCTGCAGCGGCTTTCAATTCTTGCTCATGAAAATACATGAAATCTTCTGGCGTGACTATAAAATAACCCTCGCCAGTGTGACAAACTTTCTGCTCCTTTATCAGGTGAGAGAATGACTTTCTCAAGATTTCTTCACTTGGTAGTTTGACATCACCATAACAGTCTGTTAATTTCTCACGTATTTTCTCCATTGTGGCAACATATTTCCTTTTGTTTAGCTCAGCAATAATAAGACATAAAACCTCTGTAAGTGGTATGAATTGAGATTGTGGCACTGGAGTGAATTCAATTGGTTCCACATCACCTGTAATAAAACAGACAAAACTTCATAAGTTTCttaaacaaaaaacagacaaaaattcattttctcaaattttgaaacaaaacagTACTGTAGTTTATTTAAGCAAGTTTACAGTATATTTTACTtgatttaattttcactgaaaagttTGTTAACCTACTCCACTTCGACTTGGTTTACAAACTTGACAAAAGATACaaataaattcattattttactgttttttttcagCAGCAAAAGTGAAGAAAGAATGCTCAGAGAAAATTACTTCACTGTCACGAGAACAGCTGTTAAAagcattgaaatattaaattcttAACATATGAAGACGTGGGTTATTGAACAACAAACTGTTCAAGGGTGAATTCTAATCAAACACCTCATGTAACACAAAAAGAATCTAAGGTTCtggaaatgttatttcattttttgttgtttgtttgtttttttcatttgatgaGGAAATATGTCAGCTTGACCGACACAACATTCAGTAGATGcaattattgatttttattttttaccacACAGGTTGAcacttttttcaatgtattgcTCTCAACTTTGAAAGGCAAAGATCCAACAATGTCATACCTCCCACTGTTCAAATAATCCATGCACTATAAATCAACATCTGTTGAAGACTACATTTTCTGAATAACAGCAATATACTTCTACTCCTTTCTAATATAACTGTAACAGCAGGCCAGGTACATGTACGTTCTATTCACTAATATTTTTCACCAGAGAGGGCAGACTCCAAAATTGCTCCAGGTTGATTTCTTATTTCTGACACAAGAGGGAGAACTCACAAATCTGTCCCTAAGCAATCTCTCACCTGTGACTACCTAACTGGAGACTGAGTAATCAATAAATTGCCTATAAAGGTTTTTTCTCAATTGCAGTCAGAGATCGCTGCGGGTGTTTTAACCCAAGACTATATTTGCATTAGTTTGCAGGTGGAATGAAGATACTGGTAAGATGAGTCACTCAAGTATGAGGCTACATCGTACCTCAATGTTTAGATATATTATTGTGctaatttttttccttttcagCTAAAAGGAAATATAGGAGTTGTACAAAATGACCTTACCGCTGTGCATCAGGGATGAGTTGTAACATGGATACTTGGTTGACATGAATGTCTTTACCTCAATAAGTTAGTACACCTTAGGCAGGCGGTGTAAAAGATAAGTTAGGATTACAGCTAAAATTTAGTGTTAAAACAGTAGTCCTGCAAAGCTACACAAAAACCTAGTCCAGAACACAAGAATGattctatgtaatccttatggctccataGATAAGaaaacactaatgcaagaatctgggattgaaacactggcctttaaatttgtaaattagaaGAAAGTGACAATGATTGCAACTTTTTctttcatgataaaattgttacagGTAAAGTGTgttacaaaaacacaaaatgtccACAGGTTTTCAGCAAAATTTTAGATTAAGAAAGACAATTTAACTTGCCATTGGAACTTTTTTCTTCATAATAATTCcttttctttcatattaaaAATTGCTCGGGGTCAACATCACGAATTACAAAGATGCGTCATCCTCTGCAAACTTTCTGTTAACCATATTTGGATatgcttatttgcatatatgtgaTGATCAAAATTATTGACAAGTTTAGTACAACAGTTTTCTAAAACTAATTATAACCGACAAAAATGACTACTTATCATTCATGAACTGAATTCCTTTCTTAGTTAACTTTGAAAAGTACAATTTCCCAGAATAGGCTGAAAGGATAACAATTTTCAGattgattaaaatttgactaATCTAAAAAGGCAGATATTTAACGTTGCGTGACAGGAGGCCATTACCCAAAAAtctcataaaaaattgaaatattattgaaagaggatttttttttgttgctGACAAAAACACAGTAACACACCTCTGGTTTTTAATTGAATGAAAGTATTTATTGAAACACCAATAGGATTATCTATAAAACTCTGCTTCTATTTCCATTGTTGAATTCATCGATTTCAAACCCTATACAATTCATTGTGGTGTAATGAACAGTGGTCACACGTCACAACGTTTTTATTCAGTGCAACTTTTTTAATCATGATGTTTCACCTTTACGTTAATGTCATTCCATTAAACATTTCCTGGATACACCTAATCTAACAACAGTTACGTTTTTCCTGGCACTTTCATACCTTGAACAATACCATCTATagagccacacacacacaccattcaGTTTTAAAACTGTAGACTCTATGTAATCAGAAATTTTTCTGTCAAAAGGGCATATCATGCAAATCTATTGTAACGGCTCTTTTCAATACAAATTTCCATCGGAATGTAGATTTCAGAATTTAATTTGTAAACCTTAAATATATGCAATGATTGATGAAACTGTCAATCATGAATTCGTAAGTGTTTTAATAGTCGTTAGTTTATTTAAGCGAGAGTGCATCTGCAGCTCCTTTTCATTAGTAAACATTAGTCCATTTCCTAAAAATCACGTATGCATATTTACTCACTGAGTGAAACATACACGACTTGAATATGAATAACGCATTACAATGTACAGCACTTAAAACCAACGAAAAGCTGAAAATTAAAACTGCTGCACCACTTCAATTTTCCACTAAAAATGATACTTTTAATGATGTAAACCAAAATATGatgattttatatttcaatgaatatGAAAAGTTGATCAGGTTTAtctaaaattataaattataaaaaatatatgaaatagaTTTTTAATGAGTATCAAAATGAGAAATATTGATCAAGTTtacataaaattgaataaattgtaaaatatatgacaacattattaaagtggccatgtggatgaggattgggtatttattttggatttttcatttacaaaacaaattattttatcatggcttcctacttgaaaaatcgatatgaaacaaaattgaatagtacaattacaataacaaacattttacacgtttattttttaatcttttttgcaatttattgcattacaaacaaggacttggcatattgattttacaagtaggaagcaatgataaaattgttttataaattaaaaatccaaataaatactaaatccTCATCTAGgccaaaataaaatgtcacacaataacatttgaataatttgaatagCAAGTACGCCTAGAGATACTGAAAAGTTCCTTTTCACATAATAACTTTTTGACTAGAGTGACATTTGGATATGACAAGTTGAGAATGCTTCTAACAGCCTTTACATCAGCCTGTAGGATTTTGATATTCACATTTTGGTATAAAACCCTGTGAATGATTTGTCAGTTATTGATACAACATTTCTATGAAGGTACAACAATTTGTGAAGAATTTGTTAGTCTTTGACTGGTATGGCATTTGAATTTAAGAATGAAAATTTATGGTATGaaactttgtacaatttttacATTTGGGTACGACAATTTGTGAATGATTGGTGAATCTTGGAGTCTGATATAGCATTTACATTTGGGTACGACAATTTGTGAATGATTGGTGAATCTTGGAGTTTGatatgacatttacatttgaGTATAAACGTTTGTGAATGATCGCTCAGCCTCTGTGTCTGGTACAACGGCGACATATACAGTTGGATATGAAAATTTGTAGATGATTTATTGGTTTTTAAGTCTAGTACAACATTGGCATTTGGGTACGGCAATTTGTGAATGATTCGTCAGCCTTTGACTCGAGGTATGGCATTTGTATTCATGTACGACAATTTCTGAATGACTTATCAGCCTGCAACATACATGCACCTACAGTAACAATTTTTAATTCATGATTCAAAATTCTGGGTCAGAATTAAGTAAGAAAGAAATTCATGGTGGCAAAGTATGATGGGCACCCTGAGATGAAACGAACTAGAAAGGACGGGTCCCTGGTGAGAAGACTGGCATGGGTAAGCACTGCTCTCTGAGATAACGATGGAATAACAACTGGATAAAATCTAGTGAATACATAAACAGAGGGATTGTTAAATTAAAGGCTGATTTGTCAACGGTGCGGCAATCAGGTGAATTGACTGAGATAGCATGATAGTTAACGTGAAGAGTATGTCTGATTTAGCCTTGTACAATTATGACACATAGCAACTAATTCATACGACTCACGCAAACTTAATCTTTGCCTCACGCTAACTTGTGTCTAAGGCTCTTCACAACACTGATGATGACAGAGTCTGGTCTTTTGTACAACTGTCAAAGTCCTTTACCGTTTAATCTTCCAATTTCAATGGATTTCTACGCAAAATTATTGAGTATAAATTTACCAATTCGTACATTTACTGCTAAATCTCTGACAACAAGATTATATGTAATAGAACTTTTAGGTGCAATCTGCGCAATTTAGTTTTTGGAAAAAGAGACTTTACAAACTGAGCGACGTGAATGTGTAGGGTTAGACAAATGCTACCATACAAATCATATCTTCTTTCTATACCAAAACATCTTCATAATGCAAGAGTGatgaaaattcacaaagttGCATTTGTTTTCTCTGTTCTACAGTCCTGCACAGACGTgaatattgttgtcatggtgaccaTTATGCACTGCAAAGTCAATGTCAAAAACAACAGGAGTACTGACAGTGACCTgaatatcttgtattgtaataaTTTAACAACATCCATTGATGAACCATGACACATATACCTTTGATCTATAATTAAAAACCAAACAACCAACAGGCAGATTTGGAGTCAGTCATCACGAGTTACAACATTCCACGagctttagacaaaatgtagaacACTCATTAATGAACTCATCTCTATCTGTTTTGCCCTAAAAATCTTAATCTGACAAGGTTTTAATGATGTTTGTTGGGGTCACTTTGTATGCGGTATCATTACACTCAATCCCTTCCAACCATGTCAGATAGTCCCTTCTCTGTGATCCCCTAAATCTCTCTATCTAATCCTTATGTTCGAGTTGTTCATCTCATTCCATCATCGTATCAACCTTGGTCAATCCCGCATGACATGTCCCTCCTTGCGTGACACATGAATTCATGACTAGCAAACTAAATCATTCCATcaatgtgtacattgtagtctgtTCTCAACAACCATTCAAACAAAtcctgtacattgtacaatacaaaGATTTCATGTagaatttgtcattattttcgaTAGTGTGCTATTAAAAATGAAACCCAATGAAATTACTTCTTATCTAAAGttaccatacatacatcatatatacTGTCCCAAATCTGTGAAAATGTAGTCCAATACAAGCAAAGCAACAAATTCTAATGAAAACACTTACAGCATATATTctcaaatacaaattattttcttttttctgaTAATATTTACCTAATGTGTTGTGTGTCTGTGGAAAGTATACATTTCTGATGATTTAACAGGAcatatgacaaaataaaaattccAGCACAGATTGAAACCAAATACTGTTGTTGATTGCAAATATCATGGCCAAAAAATGACAAGAATTTCCAATTTCAATCATTTTTGTTCAATTCTGTATTCCATATGTTTTGCAGTTTTTGATCTTTTATGTAACAGTGGTAGCCAGAGTTTAAAAGGGGATGGATCAGTTTCCAATCCAAGAATTTCTATTGCAAATTGGAAGAAAAAACACCTAAGCTTCGTTTTACAAAATAAAGCTATCATATATCTGTGGTAAGTGTTTTCACCATGTTAAAATGTCGGAGTATTACAAAAGACAAACCCCCGATGGTGACGGCATTATTACAGCTTCAGACACAGCTAGCTTACATAAAAACACCGATGTCAACTCAATGTATACCttttacatttcatgatttgcCTCAAGCTCCAACAAACTGAAACTTGATGAACACAAACACAGGAAAAGCTTCGAATTGAAGGTATTGAAGTTTCCTGCGGGACAGACAATGACATTTGCAAATAATACCACGAAAGTGCATCAACACTTAAAACAACACTATCTATAACGACATAGAGTGGAACTTTTATCATACATTTTAGTTTACGAAAAATGAATACGACTTCCATCTGtgtaaatactttttaaaaagatgaatGGCATTTGGATAACACTGCACAGCAAGCCAATTTGTGAAGGCCTACAGGCAATACAAGTGCATTATACCTTTCTCTCTGTACAGGATATTTCGTTTTTATATTTCTTCTTTTGGGGAGGAATTTTTTGTTATAACTAAGAGGATTTGCAATAACCCTGAGGTTACAAAGGGCACCTTGaattaatgaattttttttttagaattgcACGAAATTATCACACTGTAGGTGAGATTAAACAGAAATTACATAGAAGTGAGTAAAACTGGTCAATGTTCTATTTTAACAAAAGATTAGTATAGAATTTATGACAATAATCTTGGTTTGAAcatattagttttaatttgtcaaTAAATTCATCTAAACCGGTACTACTCAAGTTAGTTTGAAAATGGAGAATACGACATGTACTATGGTTTCAATATAATATTACCAGCATTAGATTTAGGCAATAAAAAAGAatcaaaatacaattaaaattcTGACGTAATGTTTTATAGTGTATAACCAACGTCTGAATCATTGATTACACTGTgacaatgtgtgtgtacacacacacacacacacacacacacactcacatatatatatatatatattatatttatatatatctaatatatatattttatatatatattatatatattatatatataatttcattaatttatcatttattacataatttataacTACGTATTAATTCTAAATTACATCTTTactttgtggtttttttttgtaaacttataCTCTTTGATAAAGATTATGTTGATAAGTAAAACTATTTgagtatacatatcaattttttaaatctaaatatCTACACATATCACTACACACACTATTGCATATATTGATC from Glandiceps talaboti chromosome 22, keGlaTala1.1, whole genome shotgun sequence includes the following:
- the LOC144452373 gene encoding uncharacterized protein LOC144452373: MSSQQPKVERRQQKTVEMVSSSLAFVLKCSKDKVKNGRAVFEEIQNENKMHFWNRELSESVLQLRYVGWFEPSTLLVQGGEKQLSIIREAFARRVLKSPRNYTIKQLGDVEPIEFTPVPQSQFIPLTEVLCLIIAELNKRKYVATMEKIREKLTDCYGDVKLPSEEILRKSFSHLIKEQKVCHTGEGYFIVTPEDFMYFHEQELKAAADSVNTSPMSSHSGGSDDRTAKSHKPVRHSVHGANMITSKGTQTRKKEGGTSPRSKSLPPNLSVRESQNGSSIPVRSRSSSLQRSNSLKEKKGQQTSNTNVQRSRSMRAQATTTQTTGTQMSNFGSDSEASRVADSCGNAFGFGKLFRKSFGKKGKKIDDRKEKEKGKEQDKEKEKEKEKDEKRGTKETKEKKIIELHNYSAQFPPENMAQIVQEMKQKAANAKGDKRGKYDAGLNGIEANVKASPKKDRVMISNTVEHIPDPSTSKEKKHKVYKKKEDTDPLPESEAEFILPTKMYDEKCRTKAVSEQLRKQYSKKHKENPWKYLRDKEGEALKKNNEKEPVVNGVTSTRPKRSSAKERPKSDPREVRLRTIQQQRTAEYVRKLPINRDENKEMRSGKHWSNEIYTQEGVDSSELTTSDNNRHSHRGKADKALAQSPRKATADHDTMDSDFTTPTEDSRDRHSRYRSIKRDAAKIIRDIESRVDDSTDTFTSDQDDYYTRHRPISDTFVRVERADTGEAEYYEDERECVTPPLVVNHDLLDMPLPEDFQEPHNISIDLTTGAVPVPVPGQEYDEHHMRLSPIRESQESQMSLDRERASQQSLDANRSQRDKSPLPRDFIEHDETPSNLSTDSTASTVIRKDVTPHKDTTHQASESFSSSACDSGFNSPRGSIALSRHSTSPIEHMTYDQLREKRLSYCIPEGIELKDFETPNVKSHIQKSKNGGFYEKDRPSMIPKLKHGNGNSNGNGNNTPAVVANRPSKSGGSTPESTEREITQVTKDHQHKDLTQPRQHEALQVL